A genomic segment from Nicotiana tabacum cultivar K326 chromosome 7, ASM71507v2, whole genome shotgun sequence encodes:
- the LOC107790554 gene encoding putative disease resistance protein RXW24L, translated as MKELEIFFAMERFRRLSDEETTADIGLGEQIQDLTKLLMDNQSILKNAGPNQSNTIEQLITKIDEAACNTEEAVKNHGLRNNSSKIRCLNLPSRLSKSHDPHARIKFELRELYYQVKHALQKLSYLISDLPAELTEKDEWERLDYYSRPDRNSIGLKEDKVQVIEYLMDESEDLKVISLCGSGGVGKTTLAYEIYDHPEIWYKFLHRIWIPVSSTFNPGNILLHIARYFDRKNCTDKSEDQLVDIIFRKLSEGGRFLFVLDDIWSTEVLDELQRILLDDRFSPITNKGHRILLTTRKRQVTEYGFLKPQSVYTVRGLKENHAWELLMEEYRRHNREDKLSAEKENIGREMVKRCEGVPAAIIKLGQELAGKESLDEWNIVHQNLMSFLTDNVLQVLAPSFDDLPDHLKLCFIYLGFWPEDSVIDTEKLYHFWIVEGLVKPQDISVAENYLTELARMSMVHEVEEEEVPSVRRLKFCRISRMMRQLCISKGNQINSSHIVDSRLGSDFSSSSSRNKTRRLFVCLEKLEDSGILAKKERTRNLHSLHILDAHKQQGRTPVRLSGKFDVEELKLLRLLDFDGVDIVWDELSFGLLEGISKLVHLRYLSFKGCILNQLPLAISNLLYLQVLDLRVDDSITEVILPNVLWKMRKMKHLYLPRMFQTYTGDKLRLDGLTELETLENFITRVCNVTDLQTLAELHNLAVKIDGDLTDLQFINEHLKQPSNKQIQLSIDVRNFDCYEDNRHSAIRELLQYQAVRIICIEGHIRELPSKNKISPSLTKLVLIGSELEKDPTEKLSKLPNLRVLVLDDNAFEGTHMVSPPSGFTELKRIEILNLMFLESWTVEINSMPKLCNIRIENCKKLRILHDLKLLTALKKVEITKMPKPFADMLHEITSARIEDITRSQDEAEASSGFANSLITFHAAVDGKW; from the exons ATGAAGGAGCTCGAAATCTTCTTTGCCATGGAAAGATTTCGTCGGTTGTCCGATGAAGAAACAACAGCAGATATTGGGTTAGGTGAGCAAATCCAGGATTTAACTAAACTGCTTATGGATAACCAGTCAATTCTAAAGAATGCAGGTCCAAATCAAAGCAATACAATAGAGCAGTTAATCACCAAAATTGACGAAGCTGCCTGTAATACAGAGGAAGCCGTTAAAAATCATGGTCTAAGAAATAATTCTAGCAAAATTAGATGTTTGAATTTACCCTCTCGTCTTTCAAAATCTCATGATCCACATGCTAGAATCAAGTTTGAGCTAAGAGAATTGTACTATCAGGTCAAACATGCTCTTCAGAAATTATCTTACCTCATATCGGACTTGCCTGCAGAATTAACAGAGAAAGACGAATGGGAAAGGCTCGATTATTACAGTCGGCCAGATCGTAATTCCATTGGGTTGAAGGAAGATAAAGTTCAGGTTATCGAATATCTAATGGACGAGTCCGAGGACTTAAAAGTCATTTCACTATGTGGATCTGGCGGAGTGGGAAAGACAACTCTTGCTTACGAGATCTATGATCACCCTGAGATTTGGTACAAATTTCTTCATAGAATCTGGATTCCCGTATCTTCCACGTTTAACCCGGGAAACATCCTTCTGCATATTGCTCGCTATTTTGACAGAAAAAATTGTACCGATAAATCAGAAGATCAGCTGGTTGATATAATCTTTAGAAAACTTAGTGAAGGTGGAAGATTCCTGTTTGTTCTAGATGATATATGGTCTACTGAAGTTCTGGATGAACTGCAGCGTATACTCTTAGATGACCGTTTCTCACCAATTACCAACAAGGGTCACAGAATATTGCTTACGACGCGGAAGAGACAAGTTACTGAATATGGTTTTCTGAAGCCACAATCCGTCTACACTGTGCGCGGACTGAAGGAAAACCACGCATGGGAGTTACTTATGGAAGAATACCGGCGACATAATCGAG AAGATAAACTTAGCGCAGAGAAGGAGAATATAGGGAGGGAGATGGTGAAACGCTGTGAAGGGGTCCCAGCGGCGATCATCAAACTCGGTCAAGAGTTGGCAGGTAAAGAAAGCCTGGACGAGTGGAATATAGTGCATCAAAACTTAATGTCATTTCTAACTGACAATGTACTACAAGTTTTAGCTCCAAGTTTTGATGACTTACCAGATCACCTCAAACTATGTTTTATTTACTTGGGCTTTTGGCCAGAAGACTCGGTGATTGACACAGAGAAGTTATATCACTTCTGGATCGTCGAAGGCTTAGTAAAGCCGCAAGATATCAGTGTCGCGGAGAACTATCTAACAGAACTTGCAAGGATGAGTATGGTTCATGAGGTTGAAGAAGAGGAAGTTCCAAGTGTTAGAAGGCTCAAATTTTGCCGCATTTCCAGAATGATGCGACAACTATGTATATCAAAGGGTAACCAGATAAATTCCAGCCACATTGTTGATTCTCGGCTAGGTTCAGATTTCTCTTCATCATCTTCAAGAAACAAAACACGACGATTGTTTGTGTGCCTAGAAAAGCTAGAGGATAGCGGCATTCTGGCCAAGAAAGAGCGCACTAGGAACCTTCAtagcctacatatccttgacgcACACAAGCAGCAAGGTAGGACTCCTGTTCGATTGTCAGGTAAGTTTGATGTCGAAGAGTTAAAGCTGCTTAGACTTCTTGATTTTGATGGGGTTGATATTGTATGGGACGAATTATCATTTGGATTACTGGAAGGTATATCCAAGCTAGTGCACTTGAGATATTTGAGTTTCAAGGGATGTATTTTGAATCAGTTACCATTGGCTATTAGTAATTTGTTATACTTACAAGTACTTGACTTGCGAGTGGATGATTCGATTACTGAGGTGATTCTGCCAAACGTGCTGTGGAAGAtgagaaaaatgaaacatctatATCTTCCACGTATGTTTCAAACATACACCGGAGACAAATTGCGGTTAGATGGATTGACAGAGCTTGAGACACTAGAGAACTTCATCACAAGGGTTTGCAACGTTACTGATCTGCAGACATTAGCCGAACTTCATAACCTAGCTGTGAAGATTGACGGTGATCTCACTGACCTACAGTTCATCAACGAGCATCTGAAACAACCTTCAAACAAACAGATCCAGTTGTCTATTGATGTCAGAAACTTTGACTGCTATGAAGATAACAGGCATTCTGCTATAAGGGAATTATTGCAATATCAGGCTGTTCGAATCATTTGCATTGAGGGGCATATCCGTGAGCTGCCATCGAAAAACAAAATCTCCCCAAGTTTGACTAAGTTAGTCCTGATTGGCTCTGAACTTGAGAAAGATCCCACGGAGAAGTTATCTAAGCTTCCTAATTTACGAGTTCTAGTCCTCGATGATAACGCTTTTGAAGGGACACATATGGTCAGTCCTCCTTCTGGTTTTACTGAACTCAAACGTATAGAAATATTGAATTTGATGTTTTTGGAGAGTTGGACTGTAGAAATCAATTCTATGCCGAAGCTCTGTAACATAAGAATTGAAAATTGCAAGAAACTGAGGATCCTACATGACTTGAAACTCCTTACTGCTCTCAAAAAGGTAGAGATAACAAAGATGCCTAAACCATTTGCAGATATGCTCCACGAGATCACTTCTGCGAGAATTGAAG ATATAACCAGATCACAAGATGAAGCTGAAGCCTCCTCTGGGTTTGCAAATAGCTTAATAACATTCCATGCTGCTGTCGATGGAAAATGGTGA
- the LOC107829258 gene encoding putative disease resistance RPP8-like protein 2 isoform X1, with amino-acid sequence MLKKPINIFGHFVIGTLTFEGKNIYRINSIKIDRAAIDISILVSSESFQYRLLFSFIKRKYFLSLNSQSFWLSCSNRYFSFFIFLRKKIMKELEISVAAERLSRLSDEETALEIGLSERIEDITKLLQDNRSILKNDDPSQRETIDELITKIDEVSFNIEYAIGNHGLSRNKSRKFSMGCMSCCMQSQDDDPYFRIKCEVRELYDEVKHALEKLSYLPESNEKDDEWKSPDYYYNLPPDRDVVGLTKVKSELLQCLIDESEYLKVISLCGVGGVGKTTLAHEVFQDPGIELEFKYRIWIPVSSKFNTKDILMHILSCIESRRHLADKPQAELADDIIYSIKKGGRFLFVLDDVWSTRVLDELQRLLLSAKKKGSSSSILLTTRKRQVAEYGILKPPFVYTVRRLMKNDAWKLFMEEYRRHNQEDKLSAEKENIGKEMVKRCEGVPLAIIKLGQELAGKESLDEWSIVHQNLMSFLTDNVLQVLAPSFDDLPDHLKLCFIYLGLWPEDSVIDAEKLYHFWIVEGLVKPQDIRVGVTALNVAEQYLTEPARMSMVEVEEEDAPSVRRLKFCRVTRMMRQLCISKGNQINFSHRIDSLVGSNSTSSFLRNKTGRLFVCLEKLEDSGILAKKQHTWNLHSLHILDAHKRQAKRPVRLSGKFDVEELRLLRLLDFDGAEIGWDEIAADGRSVIRRSELLEGISKLVRLRYLSFKRCILTQLPAAISNLLCLQVLDLRVDDSITEVILPNVLWKMRKMKHLYLPRMFRTYTGDKLRLDGLTELETLENFITRVCNVTDLQTLTELHNLAVKIDGDLTDLQFINEHLKQPSNKQIQLSIDVRNFDCFVDNRHSVIRELLQYRAIRIFCIEGHIRELPPKNKISPSLTKLVLIGSELEKDPMESLSKLPNLRVLVLDDNAFEGTDMVSPPSGFTELKRLEILNLIFLESWTIQNNSVPKLSSIKIENCPKLRIPDGFKFLAALKKLEIAKMPKSFANMLCGIDGRRDEDTDIVEYVKITFPITDEITRSQDEASSSDVHTA; translated from the exons ATGCTGAAAAAACCTATCAACATATTTGGACATTTCGTTATAGGAACTTTGACTTTTGAGGGGAAAAATATATATAGGATTAACTCCATTAAAATAGATCGTGCTGCCATTGACATCTCCATTCTGGTGTCCAGTGAAAGCTTTCAATATAGGctattgttttctttcattaaacgtaaatattttctttccttaaattctCAATCCTTTTGGTTGAGCTGCTCAAAtcgatatttttcttttttcatatttttaagaaaaaagataatgaaggagCTCGAAATCTCAGTTGCAGCGGAAAGACTTAGCCGGTTGTCCGATGAAGAAACAGCATTGGAAATTGGGTTAAGTGAACGCATCGAGGATATAACTAAACTGTTACAGGATAATCGGTCTATTCTAAAGAACGATGATCCAAGTCAAAGAGAGACAATAGACGAGCTGATCACCAAAATTGACGAAGTTTCATTTAACATAGAGTACGCCATCGGAAATCATGGTCTATCAAGGAATAAGTCCAGAAAATTTAGCATGGGATGTATGTCATGTTGCATGCAAAGCCAAGATGATGATCCATATTTTAGAATCAAGTGTGAGGTAAGAGAACTGTACGACGAGGTCAAACATGCTCTTGAGAAGTTATCTTACTTGCCTGAGTCAAATGAGAAAGACGACGAATGGAAGAGCCCCGATTATTATTACAACCTCCCACCTGATCGCGATGTTGTTGGCCTCACGAAAGTTAAATCTGAGCTACTCCAATGCCTCATCGATGAGTCCGAGTACTTAAAAGTTATTTCACTCTGTGGGGTTGGCGGAGTAGGAAAGACCACTCTAGCACACGAAGTGTTCCAAGATCCAGGGATTGAGTTAGAATTTAAGTATCGAATATGGATCCCTGTTTCTTCCAAGTTTAACACCAAAGACATACTTATGCACATTCTTAGCTGCATTGAATCACGTCGTCATTTAGCCGACAAACCACAAGCCGAGTTGGCTGATGATATTATATATTCTATTAAAAAAGGTGGAAGATTCCTGTTTGTTCTAGATGATGTATGGTCGACTCGAGTTTTGGATGAACTGCAGCGTCTACTCTTATCAGCTAAGAAGAAGGGTTCCAGTTCCAGCATATTGCTTACCACACGGAAGAGGCAAGTAGCTGAATACGGTATTCTCAAGCCGCCATTTGTCTACACAGTGCGCCGCCTCATGAAAAACGACGCCTGGAAGTTATTTATGGAAGAATACCGGCGACACAATCAAG AAGATAAACTCAGCGCAGAGAAGGAGAATATAGGGAAGGAGATGGTGAAACGCTGTGAAGGGGTCCCATTGGCGATCATCAAACTCGGTCAAGAGTTGGCAGGTAAAGAAAGCCTGGACGAGTGGAGTATAGTGCATCAAAACTTGATGTCATTTCTAACTGACAATGTACTACAAGTTTTAGCTCCGAGCTTTGATGACTTACCAGATCACCTCAAACTATGCTTTATTTATTTGGGCCTTTGGCCAGAAGACTCAGTGATAGATGCAGAGAAGTTATATCACTTCTGGATCGTCGAAGGCTTAGTAAAGCCGCAAGATATCAGAGTCGGAGTAACAGCGTTAAATGTAGCAGAGCAATATCTAACAGAACCTGCAAGGATGAGTATGGTTGAGGTTGAAGAAGAGGATGCTCCAAGTGTTAGAAGGCTCAAATTTTGCCGCGTTACCAGAATGATGCGACAACTATGTATATCAAAGGGTAACCAGATAAATTTCAGCCACAGGATTGATTCTTTGGTAGGTTCAAATTCCACTTCGTCATTTTTAAGAAACAAAACAGGACGCTTGTTCGTGTGTCTAGAAAAGCTAGAGGATAGCGGCATTCTGGCCAAGAAACAGCACACTTGGAACCTTCATAGCCTACATATCCTTGATGCACACAAGCGGCAAGCCAAGAGACCTGTACGGTTGTCAGGCAAGTTTGATGTTGAGGAGTTAAGGTTGCTTAGACTTCTCGATTTTGATGGGGCTGAAATTGGATGGGACGAAATAGCAGCTGATGGGAGGTCAGTTATTAGACGGAGTGAATTACTGGAAGGGATATCCAAGCTAGTTCGCTTGAGGTATCTGAGTTTCAAGAGATGTATTTTGACTCAGTTACCAGCGGCTATTAGTAATTTGCTATGCTTACAAGTACTTGACTTGCGCGTGGATGATTCGATTACTGAGGTGATTCTGCCAAACGTGCTATGGAAGAtgagaaaaatgaaacatctatATCTTCCACGGATGTTTCGAACATACACTGGAGACAAATTGCGGTTAGATGGCTTGACAGAGCTTGAGACACTAGAGAACTTCATCACAAGGGTGTGCAACGTTACTGATCTGCAGACATTGACCGAACTTCATAACCTAGCTGTGAAGATTGACGGTGATCTCACTGACCTACAGTTCATCAACGAGCATCTGAAACAACCTTCCAACAAACAGATCCAGTTGTCTATTGATGTCAGAAACTTTGACTGCTTTGTAGATAACAGGCATTCTGTTATCAGGGAACTATTACAGTATCGAGCTATCCGAATTTTTTGCATTGAGGGGCATATCCGCGAGCTGCCACCAAAAAACAAAATCTCCCCAAGTTTGACTAAGTTAGTCCTGATTGGCTCTGAACTTGAGAAAGATCCTATGGAAAGTTTATCTAAGCTTCCCAATTTACGGGTTCTAGTCCTCGATGATAATGCTTTTGAAGGGACGGACATGGTCAGTCCTCCTTCTGGTTTTACTGAACTCAAACGTTTAGAAATCttgaatttgatatttttggagaGTTGGACTATACAAAACAATTCTGTGCCCAAGCTTTCTagcataaaaattgaaaattgcCCGAAATTGAGGATCCCAGATGGCTTCAAGTTCCTCGCTGCTCTCAAAAAATTGGAGATTGCAAAGATGCCTAAATCATTTGCAAATATGCTCTGCGGGATAGATGGAAGACGAGACGAAGACacagacatagtagagtatgtgaaGATCACTTTTCCGATAACTGATG AGATAACCAGGTCACAAGATGAAGCCTCCTCATCAGATGTGCATACAGCTTAA
- the LOC107790550 gene encoding uncharacterized protein LOC107790550, with amino-acid sequence MPLNVQQQDKPTQFGGTKKLLRRRICKHTAEPAPLIRFGPLYGPDTDDFRAVKEKLWQHILRSPAGNEEKNKALYISSIRSIEKEARNIYDSTDRSFAEMTGHEFRTMMIQDSCFFIQLSLFFLGIHNHLTDHEFFREISRNRVKKRKCIASMFHVGNQIPLLVLKQIINQDYFQKIIANGSYEQPESDLAKMVFYEFVLLLGLKRIPIWAWELQHQPCVILHGLHLRLLGPENNINKDESEDDSDDELDLEAGNSGTDSLLVLTNTSNNQTCRCSTEQKREFKSASELNQAGIKFEMVERRGIKGINFKRWFYPFDPRLSLPPFFVDAHTKLLFQSLRNYEAAQKFDENQRELTSYLRFMHELIQTSEDARVLHLHEIIQGSWKHTEKVARILKEVAGEEEISCPKLRLAKFQVNYFDRPPWVNTISQYFTLIFVLTFLQTFYTMYAYHKPNS; translated from the coding sequence ATGCCGTTGAATGTGCAGCAGCAGGACAAACCAACTCAGTTTGGTGGCACAAAGAAGCTTTTACGCCGCAGGATATGCAAACATACCGCGGAGCCGGCTCCTTTGATCAGATTTGGCCCATTATATGGTCCAGACACGGACGATTTTCGAGCCGTGAAGGAAAAACTATGGCAGCATATTTTACGATCCCCTGCCggaaatgaagaaaagaacaaGGCTTTATACATATCTTCAATCAGATCAATCGAAAAAGAAGCAAGAAATATTTATGACTCAACCGACAGAAGTTTTGCCGAAATGACAGGACATGAGTTCAGGACGATGATGATACAAGATAGTTGTTTTTTCATCCAACTGTCCTTGTTTTTCCTTGGTATCCACAACCATCTTACGGATCACGAATTCTTCAGAGAAATTTCACGCAACAGAGTCAAGAAACGTAAATGCATTGCGTCTATGTTTCATGTTGGCAACCAAATCCCCCTGCTGGTTCTCAAACAAATCATAAATCAAGACTATTTCCAAAAGATCATAGCAAATGGCAGCTACGAGCAACCCGAGTCCGATCTAGCTAAGATGGTCTTTTACGAGTTTGTACTATTGCTGGGGTTGAAGAGAATCCCTATTTGGGCGTGGGAATTGCAGCATCAACCTTGTGTTATTCTCCACGGACTGCACCTGCGACTTCTTGGACCAGAGAACAATATTAATAAAGACGAAAGCGAAGATGATTCAGATGATGAACTTGATTTGGAAGCCGGCAACAGCGGAACTGATTCATTACTCGTGTTGACCAACACGAGTAATAATCAGACCTGTCGGTGTTCAACTGAACAGAAAAGAGAGTTTAAAAGTGCTTCAGAGTTGAACCAAGCAGGCATAAAATTCGAGATGGTAGAGCGAAGAGGAATCAAAGGTATTAATTTCAAAAGATGGTTTTATCCATTCGATCCTCGTCTATCCTTGCCTCCATTCTTTGTTGATGCGCATACTAAACTACTATTTCAATCTCTGAGAAATTATGAGGCTGCTCAAAAATTTGATGAGAATCAACGAGAGTTAACGTCGTATTTAAGATTCATGCATGAGCTGATTCAAACATCTGAAGATGCCAGAGTCCTTCATTTGCATGAAATTATACAAGGAAGTTGGAAACATACAGAAAAAGTAGCAAGAATTCTTAAGGAAGTTGCTGGTGAAGAGGAGATCAGTTGTCCAAAACTCCGACTTGCAAAATTCCAAGTCAATTATTTTGATCGTCCGCCATGGGTCAATACAATTTCACAATACTTTACATTAATTTTCGTCCTCACATTCCTCCAAACATTTTACACTATGTACGCGTACCACAAACCAAATTCATAA
- the LOC107829258 gene encoding putative disease resistance RPP8-like protein 2 isoform X2 has translation MLKKPINIFGHFVIGTLTFEGKNIYRINSIKIDRAAIDISILVSSESFQYRLLFSFIKRKYFLSLNSQSFWLSCSNRYFSFFIFLRKKIMKELEISVAAERLSRLSDEETALEIGLSERIEDITKLLQDNRSILKNDDPSQRETIDELITKIDEVSFNIEYAIGNHGLSRNKSRKFSMGCMSCCMQSQDDDPYFRIKCEVRELYDEVKHALEKLSYLPESNEKDDEWKSPDYYYNLPPDRDVVGLTKVKSELLQCLIDESEYLKVISLCGVGGVGKTTLAHEVFQDPGIELEFKYRIWIPVSSKFNTKDILMHILSCIESRRHLADKPQAELADDIIYSIKKGGRFLFVLDDVWSTRVLDELQRLLLSAKKKGSSSSILLTTRKRQVAEYGILKPPFVYTVRRLMKNDAWKLFMEEYRRHNQDKLSAEKENIGKEMVKRCEGVPLAIIKLGQELAGKESLDEWSIVHQNLMSFLTDNVLQVLAPSFDDLPDHLKLCFIYLGLWPEDSVIDAEKLYHFWIVEGLVKPQDIRVGVTALNVAEQYLTEPARMSMVEVEEEDAPSVRRLKFCRVTRMMRQLCISKGNQINFSHRIDSLVGSNSTSSFLRNKTGRLFVCLEKLEDSGILAKKQHTWNLHSLHILDAHKRQAKRPVRLSGKFDVEELRLLRLLDFDGAEIGWDEIAADGRSVIRRSELLEGISKLVRLRYLSFKRCILTQLPAAISNLLCLQVLDLRVDDSITEVILPNVLWKMRKMKHLYLPRMFRTYTGDKLRLDGLTELETLENFITRVCNVTDLQTLTELHNLAVKIDGDLTDLQFINEHLKQPSNKQIQLSIDVRNFDCFVDNRHSVIRELLQYRAIRIFCIEGHIRELPPKNKISPSLTKLVLIGSELEKDPMESLSKLPNLRVLVLDDNAFEGTDMVSPPSGFTELKRLEILNLIFLESWTIQNNSVPKLSSIKIENCPKLRIPDGFKFLAALKKLEIAKMPKSFANMLCGIDGRRDEDTDIVEYVKITFPITDEITRSQDEASSSDVHTA, from the exons ATGCTGAAAAAACCTATCAACATATTTGGACATTTCGTTATAGGAACTTTGACTTTTGAGGGGAAAAATATATATAGGATTAACTCCATTAAAATAGATCGTGCTGCCATTGACATCTCCATTCTGGTGTCCAGTGAAAGCTTTCAATATAGGctattgttttctttcattaaacgtaaatattttctttccttaaattctCAATCCTTTTGGTTGAGCTGCTCAAAtcgatatttttcttttttcatatttttaagaaaaaagataatgaaggagCTCGAAATCTCAGTTGCAGCGGAAAGACTTAGCCGGTTGTCCGATGAAGAAACAGCATTGGAAATTGGGTTAAGTGAACGCATCGAGGATATAACTAAACTGTTACAGGATAATCGGTCTATTCTAAAGAACGATGATCCAAGTCAAAGAGAGACAATAGACGAGCTGATCACCAAAATTGACGAAGTTTCATTTAACATAGAGTACGCCATCGGAAATCATGGTCTATCAAGGAATAAGTCCAGAAAATTTAGCATGGGATGTATGTCATGTTGCATGCAAAGCCAAGATGATGATCCATATTTTAGAATCAAGTGTGAGGTAAGAGAACTGTACGACGAGGTCAAACATGCTCTTGAGAAGTTATCTTACTTGCCTGAGTCAAATGAGAAAGACGACGAATGGAAGAGCCCCGATTATTATTACAACCTCCCACCTGATCGCGATGTTGTTGGCCTCACGAAAGTTAAATCTGAGCTACTCCAATGCCTCATCGATGAGTCCGAGTACTTAAAAGTTATTTCACTCTGTGGGGTTGGCGGAGTAGGAAAGACCACTCTAGCACACGAAGTGTTCCAAGATCCAGGGATTGAGTTAGAATTTAAGTATCGAATATGGATCCCTGTTTCTTCCAAGTTTAACACCAAAGACATACTTATGCACATTCTTAGCTGCATTGAATCACGTCGTCATTTAGCCGACAAACCACAAGCCGAGTTGGCTGATGATATTATATATTCTATTAAAAAAGGTGGAAGATTCCTGTTTGTTCTAGATGATGTATGGTCGACTCGAGTTTTGGATGAACTGCAGCGTCTACTCTTATCAGCTAAGAAGAAGGGTTCCAGTTCCAGCATATTGCTTACCACACGGAAGAGGCAAGTAGCTGAATACGGTATTCTCAAGCCGCCATTTGTCTACACAGTGCGCCGCCTCATGAAAAACGACGCCTGGAAGTTATTTATGGAAGAATACCGGCGACACAATCAAG ATAAACTCAGCGCAGAGAAGGAGAATATAGGGAAGGAGATGGTGAAACGCTGTGAAGGGGTCCCATTGGCGATCATCAAACTCGGTCAAGAGTTGGCAGGTAAAGAAAGCCTGGACGAGTGGAGTATAGTGCATCAAAACTTGATGTCATTTCTAACTGACAATGTACTACAAGTTTTAGCTCCGAGCTTTGATGACTTACCAGATCACCTCAAACTATGCTTTATTTATTTGGGCCTTTGGCCAGAAGACTCAGTGATAGATGCAGAGAAGTTATATCACTTCTGGATCGTCGAAGGCTTAGTAAAGCCGCAAGATATCAGAGTCGGAGTAACAGCGTTAAATGTAGCAGAGCAATATCTAACAGAACCTGCAAGGATGAGTATGGTTGAGGTTGAAGAAGAGGATGCTCCAAGTGTTAGAAGGCTCAAATTTTGCCGCGTTACCAGAATGATGCGACAACTATGTATATCAAAGGGTAACCAGATAAATTTCAGCCACAGGATTGATTCTTTGGTAGGTTCAAATTCCACTTCGTCATTTTTAAGAAACAAAACAGGACGCTTGTTCGTGTGTCTAGAAAAGCTAGAGGATAGCGGCATTCTGGCCAAGAAACAGCACACTTGGAACCTTCATAGCCTACATATCCTTGATGCACACAAGCGGCAAGCCAAGAGACCTGTACGGTTGTCAGGCAAGTTTGATGTTGAGGAGTTAAGGTTGCTTAGACTTCTCGATTTTGATGGGGCTGAAATTGGATGGGACGAAATAGCAGCTGATGGGAGGTCAGTTATTAGACGGAGTGAATTACTGGAAGGGATATCCAAGCTAGTTCGCTTGAGGTATCTGAGTTTCAAGAGATGTATTTTGACTCAGTTACCAGCGGCTATTAGTAATTTGCTATGCTTACAAGTACTTGACTTGCGCGTGGATGATTCGATTACTGAGGTGATTCTGCCAAACGTGCTATGGAAGAtgagaaaaatgaaacatctatATCTTCCACGGATGTTTCGAACATACACTGGAGACAAATTGCGGTTAGATGGCTTGACAGAGCTTGAGACACTAGAGAACTTCATCACAAGGGTGTGCAACGTTACTGATCTGCAGACATTGACCGAACTTCATAACCTAGCTGTGAAGATTGACGGTGATCTCACTGACCTACAGTTCATCAACGAGCATCTGAAACAACCTTCCAACAAACAGATCCAGTTGTCTATTGATGTCAGAAACTTTGACTGCTTTGTAGATAACAGGCATTCTGTTATCAGGGAACTATTACAGTATCGAGCTATCCGAATTTTTTGCATTGAGGGGCATATCCGCGAGCTGCCACCAAAAAACAAAATCTCCCCAAGTTTGACTAAGTTAGTCCTGATTGGCTCTGAACTTGAGAAAGATCCTATGGAAAGTTTATCTAAGCTTCCCAATTTACGGGTTCTAGTCCTCGATGATAATGCTTTTGAAGGGACGGACATGGTCAGTCCTCCTTCTGGTTTTACTGAACTCAAACGTTTAGAAATCttgaatttgatatttttggagaGTTGGACTATACAAAACAATTCTGTGCCCAAGCTTTCTagcataaaaattgaaaattgcCCGAAATTGAGGATCCCAGATGGCTTCAAGTTCCTCGCTGCTCTCAAAAAATTGGAGATTGCAAAGATGCCTAAATCATTTGCAAATATGCTCTGCGGGATAGATGGAAGACGAGACGAAGACacagacatagtagagtatgtgaaGATCACTTTTCCGATAACTGATG AGATAACCAGGTCACAAGATGAAGCCTCCTCATCAGATGTGCATACAGCTTAA